A genome region from Macrotis lagotis isolate mMagLag1 chromosome 4, bilby.v1.9.chrom.fasta, whole genome shotgun sequence includes the following:
- the CYP17A1 gene encoding steroid 17-alpha-hydroxylase/17,20 lyase has protein sequence MWWFLTISLLTLLYYTWQKVGSLGKKYPTCLPHIPILGSLPYLNSSDPAHIYFTKLKEKYGHIYAFWLGPYYSVVVSQFSLAKEVLLKKGKDFASRPRMVTTDILSGSGKGIAFSQYGPQWRMYRKLVQSTFSLFKDRPQNFEKIICQEASSLCKSLATKQGQSFDPALDFFLASANVICQFCFSSSWKQDDEEIKIMMNFSDAIIKTLAKDNLIDVFPWIQLFPNKDLTLLKESVILRNKLLEKKIKIQKEKFHIDSINNLLDTLLKAKINNNDHLTQEPEITDEHVLMTVGDIFGAGMETTSSVVKWCIAYLLHYPQVKEKIQKEIDQKIGFSRTPVLSDRNQLLLLESTIREVLRIRPVAPLLIPHMAHTDSSIGEYTIPKGTRIYINLWSIHHDPTEWDEPEQFKPERFLDKNKEHLIMPTASYFPFGCGPRVCIGEFLARAELFLFLAWILQRFDVDLPDDGKLPSLEGEFGVVYQIVAFKLKFRLRKAWREAQLST, from the exons ATGTGGTGGTTTCTTACAATTTCCCTGCTGACTCTGCTATACTACACCTGGCAGAAGGTGGGAAGTTTGGGCAAGAAATATCCCACATGCTTGCCCCATATACCCATCCTGGGAAGTCTTCCATATCTGAACTCCTCTGACCCGGCACACATCTACTTCACCAAGCTTAAGGAGAAGTATGGTCACATCTATGCCTTTTGGCTGGGTCCTTATTACTCTGTGGTAGTGAGCCAGTTCTCACTGGCCAAGGAAGTACTACTCAAGAAGGGCAAGGATTTTGCCAGTCGCCCCCGAATG GTAACCACAGACATCTTGAGTGGCTCAGGCAAGGGTATTGCCTTCAGTCAGTATGGTCCCCAGTGGCGAATGTATCGGAAGCTCGTGCAGTCCACCTTCTCTTTGTTTAAGGATCGTCCTCAGAACTTTGAAAAAATCA TCTGCCAAGAGGCCAGTTCTCTATGTAAGTCCCTGGCTACCAAGCAAGGACAGAGCTTCGATCCAGCTTTGGACTTTTTTCTGGCTTCAGCCAATGTGATCTGCCAATTTTGCTTCAGTAGCTCCTGGAAGCAAgatgatgaggaaataaaaatcatgATGAACTTTAGCGATGCCATCATTAAAACTCTGGCCAAGGACAATCTGATTGATGTCTTTCCCTGGATTCAG CTATTCCCCAACAAAGACCTGACACTGCTGAAGGAAAGCGTCATATTACGGAATAAGctactggagaaaaaaattaaaattcaaaaa GAGAAATTCCACATAGATTCTATCAACAACCTCCTGGATACACTGCTAAAAGCCAAGATCAACAATAATGACCATCTGACCCAGGAACCAGAGATCACAGATGAGCACGTCCTGATGACGGTGGGAGACATCTTTGGAGCTGGTATGGAGACTACCAGCAGTGTTGTCAAGTGGTGCATTGCCTACCTGCTGCACTATCCCCAG GTAAAGGAGAAGATCCAGAAGGAAATTGACCAGAAAATCGGTTTTAGTCGCACCCCTGTGCTCAGTGACAGGAACCAGCTCCTCCTCCTCGAGTCTACAATACGTGAAGTACTCCGCATACGGCCAGTGGCTCCTTTGCTCATCCCTCACATGGCACATACTGACAGCAG CATTGGAGAATACACCATTCCCAAAGGCACGAGGATCTACATCAACCTATGGTCCATCCATCATGACCCTACAGAGTGGGATGAGCCAGAGCAGTTTAAGCCAG AACGATTCCTGGACAAGAATAAGGAACATCTCATCATGCCAACTGCCAGCTACTTCCCCTTTGGCTGTGGACCCCGAGTCTGTATTGGAGAGTTCTTAGCTCGGGCAGAATTATTCCTCTTTCTGGCCTGGATCCTACAGAGATTTGATGTGGATCTACCTgatgatggaaaactaccctctTTAGAGGGGGAGTTTGGAGTAGTCTATCAGATCGTTGCCTTCAAATTAAAGTTCCGGCTACGGAAGGCCTGGAGGGAGGCTCAACTCAGCACCTAG